A single region of the Lactobacillus isalae genome encodes:
- a CDS encoding peptidoglycan D,D-transpeptidase FtsI family protein, with translation MNYLKQSKGSNRNSTSTPLRMKIILGVILVLFLLLIGQLAYLQLFYGGRFQAEVQQTDQKIVSNNVPRGVMYDSSGKVLVGNKANNAITYTKNSSVTSSQIYKVSNALSQYITLDDEKPTQRQLYDYYLANSKISEKETAKLPKSERYDSNGDALSSSQIYNNVLKRVEKQNIHFTKRQKTAALIFNKISGAYTLSTIYIKNKDLTDREMALVGEHLSELPGVGIGTDWSRNYPNGKSIKSIIGSVSSEKAGLPSDNLQYYLTQGYSRNDRVGTSYLEEKYEPLLKGTKSKSQVVTKSKDGVEQTKTVYKGQSGSSLILTMNAKYQQEVEKTLKKVYASAQAAGATQYSNGAYAVAMNPKTGALLAIAGIDHNAKTNKDSDDALGVINKSFVMGSAIKGATVAGGLMNGIITPTNNVMPDTPIYLPGSPIKKSVYPVGTFGSLDAPTALEVSSNIYMMQLALRWVNAKYTPHSFISMPSDAFTKLRRNFAMFGLGQKTGVDLPGEVSGIQGRSYNSAGQLLTGSVLDLAYGNYDAYTPIQLVQYVSTIANGGYRMRPYLVQSVGETNSQGNKVSILYNTKPQVQMRIPWTQDQLDVIHQGFYRVVHGTNSWGTAHSLKDVKPSISGKTGTAQTFYYDEDNPGNPNAPEVINATFVGYAPSKDPQIAIAVVFPGLDPDKEGTYTLQVAKAMVEDYFKLNK, from the coding sequence TTGAATTATTTAAAACAAAGTAAAGGTTCGAATAGAAATTCCACTTCGACGCCCCTAAGAATGAAGATTATTTTGGGCGTCATTTTAGTTTTATTTTTATTATTGATTGGTCAATTAGCATACTTGCAGCTTTTTTACGGCGGCCGTTTTCAAGCCGAAGTACAGCAAACAGACCAAAAGATTGTATCAAATAATGTGCCACGTGGTGTGATGTATGACAGTAGCGGTAAAGTTTTGGTAGGTAATAAAGCTAATAACGCAATTACTTATACCAAAAATTCTAGTGTTACGTCTAGTCAAATATATAAAGTTTCTAACGCTTTAAGTCAATACATAACACTTGATGATGAAAAGCCTACTCAGAGACAGCTTTATGATTATTATTTAGCTAATAGCAAAATTTCAGAAAAAGAAACAGCAAAGTTGCCTAAATCTGAACGCTATGACAGTAACGGGGATGCTTTAAGCTCCAGTCAAATTTATAATAATGTTTTAAAGCGTGTTGAAAAGCAGAATATTCATTTCACTAAGCGTCAAAAGACAGCAGCTTTAATTTTTAATAAGATATCTGGAGCATATACGCTTTCAACTATCTATATTAAAAATAAAGATTTAACTGACCGTGAAATGGCTTTAGTTGGGGAGCACTTATCTGAATTGCCAGGTGTAGGTATTGGAACAGACTGGTCAAGAAACTATCCAAATGGAAAATCCATTAAAAGTATCATTGGTTCAGTTTCTTCAGAAAAAGCTGGTTTGCCAAGTGATAACTTGCAATACTATTTAACTCAAGGATACTCACGTAATGACCGTGTTGGTACAAGTTATCTTGAGGAAAAGTATGAGCCACTTTTAAAGGGAACAAAATCTAAATCGCAAGTGGTAACTAAGTCAAAAGATGGCGTTGAACAGACGAAGACTGTTTATAAGGGTCAAAGTGGTTCAAGTTTAATTTTGACTATGAATGCTAAGTACCAGCAAGAAGTTGAAAAGACTTTGAAAAAAGTTTATGCTTCAGCTCAAGCTGCAGGTGCTACTCAGTACTCAAATGGAGCATATGCTGTGGCCATGAATCCAAAGACTGGTGCACTTTTAGCAATTGCAGGTATTGATCATAACGCTAAAACTAATAAAGATAGCGATGATGCCTTGGGTGTAATTAACAAATCCTTTGTTATGGGTTCTGCAATCAAGGGTGCTACTGTTGCTGGTGGATTGATGAACGGTATTATTACACCAACTAACAATGTAATGCCTGATACACCAATCTACTTGCCAGGATCTCCAATTAAGAAATCCGTTTATCCAGTTGGTACTTTTGGTAGCTTAGATGCTCCAACTGCTCTTGAAGTTTCAAGTAACATCTATATGATGCAATTAGCTTTAAGATGGGTAAATGCGAAGTATACACCACATAGTTTTATTTCAATGCCATCAGATGCATTTACTAAATTAAGACGTAACTTTGCAATGTTTGGTTTGGGACAGAAGACTGGTGTAGACCTTCCAGGTGAGGTTTCTGGTATTCAAGGTCGCTCATACAATTCAGCAGGCCAACTGCTTACTGGTTCTGTACTTGACTTAGCTTACGGAAACTACGATGCTTATACACCAATTCAGCTTGTGCAATATGTTTCAACAATTGCTAACGGTGGATATCGTATGCGTCCATACTTAGTTCAATCTGTTGGTGAAACTAATTCACAAGGAAATAAGGTATCAATTCTTTATAATACTAAGCCTCAAGTACAAATGCGTATTCCTTGGACTCAAGATCAGCTTGATGTCATTCACCAAGGATTTTATCGTGTGGTTCACGGTACTAATTCATGGGGAACGGCTCATTCATTAAAGGATGTAAAACCTTCAATTTCTGGTAAGACTGGTACTGCTCAAACTTTCTATTATGATGAGGATAATCCAGGTAATCCAAATGCACCAGAAGTTATTAACGCTACTTTTGTTGGTTATGCACCTTCAAAGGATCCACAAATTGCGATTGCAGTTGTCTTCCCAGGACTAGATCCAGATAAAGAAGGAACATATACACTTCAAGTTGCAAAGGCAATGGTTGAAGACTACTTCAAACTTAATAAATAG